GaccgaggtcacacagcaggaCCCCGGCCCAGAATGTGCTGGTCTTTGGGGCAGGATTGCCCTTACGGCCTCCTCTCCCACTCAGAGTGTGGAGCACCGCGTGCTGTCCCGGGATCCATCCGCTGACCTGGAGACCAAGCAGCCTGACTCAGGCATGTCCTCGCCCAATACCACCATGTCGGTCCAGCCGCCGAACTTTGACCTCAGTTCGCCCACCAGCACCCTCTCCAACTACGACTCCTGCTCCTCCAGCCACTCGAGTGTCAAGGGCCAGCGCTCTGTGCGTGGTGAGtgggcctggaggaggtgggagggagagcaGATGAGAGCCAGCCCAGTGGGCCCTCAGGGCCACCCCTGGACCTACTGTGCCCGTGGCTGACACCAGAGACTGCCCAGGTCACCAGGAGGGGACGCTGCTTCTGGTGAGGACAGGTGGCACTCATGCTTGTGTGTCCATCACAAACGTGCCTGTACATCCACAGGTACCCTCCCACCCACAGAAGCTACATGCACCCCACTTACAATTCATCACACAAGTTCCCCAGACATTACACATGCCTACCCACACTCGAGTGCAAACTTATACAGGTGTACACACAATCTATAAATATGAATACAGACATGTGCCCACACCTATACTACCTGCACACACTCATAGACCCCAGGTCTAATGCAAACACACTCATAAGTACAAAGAAGCATATATGCACATTCGTGAACACACATGAATGCACACTCGGGCAGATGCCAGGCACGTGTGTCCACACATGCGGACCACGCCCTAGCTTAGGTGTGATGCCGGATTCAGGCCACCAGGTGGTAGCCTGCAGAGCTGACGGGCACCCTGCAAAGCTGGGGTGTGGCCGTCCATACTCCTGCCACCTGCCTTGCCAGATCTGTCCTGAGGAGccaccctctgccctccaggTGGCTCTGCCCTGTAAGCCCATCCTAGAGCCCAGACCCTCTGCCAGCTCCCCTCCCACCTGAGCACAGTGCAGGGCCagggtgggcagggccagggtgATGGTGGACCCACAGTGGAGCCATGCATGCCAAGCTCCACTGGAGCCAGCCTCCCCCAGTGGCAGATCATTTCCAGGCAGAAGAGGGGTCTCCAGCTGGGGGTCAGCCTTTCTGAAAACTCCCCAACccatctttccctccctctcaggGGTTCCCTGCCCAAGAGCAGCAGACATACAGAGCTACATGGACATGCTGAGCCCAGAGCCGGACCTGCCCCATGGCAAGGTGGAGAAAACCAAAGCACCACCGCCACCACCCGGcttccctccaccacccccacccccaggcacccagctgcccccacccccaccaggcttcccagctCCCAAGCCCCCTGAAGGGCTAAAAGCTGCTGACATCTACCTGCAGACGAAGAACAAACTCCGACACGTGGAGACTGAGGCCTTCAAGGAGGTAGtgaaatccccccccccccaacatagCCTGCCTCCCTCCAGATCTGGGAGGGGGCTGATGGGGGACGGTGGAGGCCAACGGCTAGTCCGGCTCATGGGTACAGGGCGAGGGATGGGGGTCCCTGGTCCAGTGGCCTGTTCAGGAGTCAAAACTTCTGCTCAGTTCCATGGCGACCCAGGGCTGgatgctggaggcagggagacaaGGAAGACATAGCTACCACTCTTTGGGGAGATGGGGAGCAGGAGAGGCATGAAGGAACGTATACCCTGATAGCCATGCCTCTCAGGAGCTGGATCCTCACCCCATCTTGCCCAGAGGAGCAGGGTGCTCATGGAGATGGCAGAGAATAAGTGTAAACTGCCTCCCCACAGACCCAGCTCTGGGCACAGGGGGAGAATGGCTCCCAAGGGAGTGTCTTCCAGGTGGGAGATGCAGGCAGTAGTGAGGGTGAGGGTTGGAGGAGGGTGGAAGGGAGCACCAGGAGGGAGCACCAGCAGGGCTCAGCACCCTCAGTAGTGGGGGCTGGTGGCAGGGGGTAATATGGAGGCTGGCTCCCCAGTTTGAGGCTTCAGCTCCCAGGTGAATAGACAAGCCGGTCCTAAGATGGGGTCTCTCCCTGGGGAGAAGCAAGCTAGTGAGGAGGGGCTGAGTTCAGGGGGGGGTGCTCTGAGTGTGAGGGACCCATGATGCAGGGCCTGTAGGATTCTGGCCAAGGCTTTGGAGCAGGGGAAGGGACAGAGGGCTGGCGTGGACAGCTCAGAGTCCTGGGCGGCGCGGAGGCCCGGAAGGAGCCCAGGAGTTCTGGCCAAGAGGAGAAAACGAGGCTGGTCTGAGAGGGGAGGGCCCCTGAGACCCCAGGTGACTGAGTCTGGGGTAAAGAATAGAGCCCCTCTAAGGCCCTGTAGGAGCCTTAACCTTGTAGTTCTCTCTCAAGCCCAAAGCAAGCTCTCCAGAGCCAAGCTCAGTAACCAATTCCCACAGGTGACCCAGGTCACACGACCAccgggtgggggaagggaaggatacAGTCCCTGCAAGGCCACCCGCCAACCCGCTTCTTGCCACCTCAGACCAGGCCTTCGGTGGCTTCCCCTTTCATCTCTGGAAGGTGGAGGGGGCCCAGGAGAGGCCTGCAGGGTGCCTTGGGCCAGTAGACTTTCCCGGCCAAGCAGGTGGGCTCCGCTCTCAGCCCCCAGCCGCAGGACGGGTGGCCCGGCCCCGCTCCCTCCCCTCCGCTCCCCTGAGCGAGCACCAGGACTGCTCGGTCCCGCGCCCCTCCCGGGTGTGTGCGTGCCCGGTGGCAGGCGCTGGGCCTCTCCACAAAGGTCTCTTTGTATGCTCCGCGCCCCCAGCCGCGGCTTTTTCCCTGACAGCCGGCAGGAGCGGGGTCGCGGCGTCCGCGCCTCGGAGCTGCAGGGGGCGCTGAGGGGGCAGGCCGGCCCAGAAAACGAATCCTGCGGTGTCGCGTTTCCTTGCAACGTGAGCCCTGCCGGGTGGGGCTCGGAGGGTCCGGGGCCACCGGGGCCACCGCGGGGACGCGCGGActgagggtggggcaggggacagCCCCTGCTAGGTGACTTGGCCTTTGGCCCCTCCACCTCTTGTCTTTCTTCCCGGGCTGGGCTTTGTGGGGGTCGGCTGCGACAGGGCGGGCCGCCCGCGCTGTCACCCGAGCCCGCACTGCCGCCCCCGAAACCCGAGTCTCGGGCGCGAGTGTCGGTGTCCCTTACGCAGACCGCGATGGTTTCCAGATGCGGGAGGGGAAGAGCGGGGGCGTGACCCCGAACCCCGGGGGACCAAACATGGGGGTGCCCACGGTGAGGTCCGAATTGCCTCTGGAGGATGGAGGCTGGGGTGCTCAGCGCGAAGCGAAGGGAAAAAGGTGCCGCGGGGACGAGACCACATCTGGCCCGCAGGATAGGCACGGCTGCCAGGTTTGGCCCAGCAGTTGGCGACCCCCTCCCCCGTGGCATTCCCGACTGTTTGGGGGGTTTGGCCGGGGATTGGCAGGCTCTGGGTGATGTCAGGACGACAGAGCTCTACAGCGCTCGAGGGTGAGGGTGCGgtcgggcgggcgggcgggcgggttGGGCTGTAACCTGAGAGGAGGGATCGGGTAGCGCAGGTGTCGGGTCGTTGCGGCCCCCACCGCCAGGTGCACAGCGGGGGGCCACCGGCACGGTCGCAGGTAGGAGCAGACGCCGCCCCGGGCCAGCCCGCCGAGGGCCCTGGGCAAACAGGAGCGCAGCAGGACGCGGGCTCTCGAGTGGGCTTCCTCGGTGTGGGACCCCCGCAAGAAAGGCGCGCGGGGGACCATCTGGGGGCCGCTGTGAGGCTCAGGCCCTGGCGCTGCCGAGGCCGGGAGCTACCCCTGCTTCGGGCCGCCCCTGGCGTTCGGGCTGGGTCACCCCGTCCCCGGGCCCGCCCCTTCTAGCCTCCGTAGGGGCTCCTGCGCCCCTTGGCCGGCGCCCAGAACCCCTCCCTGTGCGGCCAACCAGACCTGCCCTTTCACCGAGGCCCCGGGTACCTTCACCCCTATCCTCTCTCTGAGAACAGAAGGGTCGGGGACCGTGAGCCCTCGGAAGGTGAAGCGCCGGGAGGCATAAGGGACGAGTGCCCAGGGCTCACTCCGCCCGCTGTCTTCCCGCAGCCCAGCTCCCGCGACGGCCGCAACGGGCTGCGGAGGCAGGACTCCGGCCGCAAGCCCCGCGCCTTCAGCAAGCAGCCCAGCACGGGGGACTACTACCGCCAGCTGGGCCGCCACCCCGGGGAGCCGCTGGTCGCACGCCCGGGCATGGCGCACAGCGAGGAGGTGCGTGCCCGCCAGCCCGCGCCCGCCGGCCGCCCGGGACCCGGCCGTGCCGCCCGCGTCTCACTCGCTGGCCCCTCGGCTCCCCCGCAGGCGGCGCTGCTGCCGGGAAACCACGTGCACAACGGCTGTGGCGCAGACCCCAAGGCATCCAGGGAgctgcccccgccgcccccgcctccGCCCCTGCCGGAGGCCCTGAGCTCACCGCCACCTGCTCCGCCTCTGCCCTTCGAGGGCTCGGGCCCCGGCTGCGGGCAGCGTCGCTCCTCTTCCTCCACTGGCAGTGAGTAGGGGCTGGTTGAGGGGTGGAGGGCGGCGCTGGCCCTGAACGGGGAGGGAAGCCtagaccaccccctcccccagctgccaCTGTCCTGGTGCCTCCTCTTTACCTACTTGATCTTTCTGCAGCCCCTACCCCAATGAGGACTTGACCCTAAGGGAAGGCTCGGAGTTGCTTCAGCTCTTGTCAGAGCAGGACTGTGCTGTGTGATCTGGGGCAAGTCCCCTGCCCTCTTTGGTCCTGCCCACTGCCTCTGGCCCAGTAGGGAAGGCCTCCCAGCTCTGGTGGCAGGCTGGTGCTAGagggaagctcagagaagtaGAATTAGCTTCAAGGATGCAGTGTTGCTGGGCAGACTTCTTCCTGCCCCATATTTCTCAGGAGTGACTCTTCCACTCCTGGCCACTTTCTCTTGTTCTCCCGAGCTAGCCATTATACATTCCCAGGCCTAGCTATAGGAGATAAGGCCAGCTGTCCATCAtaccctgccctccccctcctggTGACACCCCTGAGCATCATCCTTTTTAAAGAGCTAGACCAATGACCAGGATTCCCTGGCTTCTTTTCTGAAATGTGGGGCCACCTGCATGTCAGGGCCCCCAGCAGGCCCAGGAGGTGGTATCTGGGTGCTGATGCTTCCATTCCAGCCTCAGTGGGTGGCGGAGATGCCTTCCTCACCCAGCCACTCGGTGCCAGGATCGTGGTTAAAACCACCATCCAAAGCTTCATCTCCCTGACTAGGGCATGAGAGGCTGCAGTAGGATTCCAGGTAGGGCCAGCCTGGGCTCCTTGGGTACCTATGGAGCCACAGCCCCTGCAGACTGGAGCCATGGTAGCATGTTCACCATCAGTTGCGCCTCCAGCTTTGGGGTCAGTGTCTTCCCTTGGCAGTGTGGAGCAAGGCTGAAGCtaggaacagaagaaaaatggACTCTGGGCTTCTCCAGACACCCCTTTGCAGCAGAGCCTGGGCTGGGTGCCCTATCCCAACCAATGCCAAGATTGAGGCCCTGGCAAGGGGGGCCAGGGCCCGtggcagcccagcccagctctcaGAGCACCAACAAAGCTGAGAACTGAGCAGACCACCCTTGTGGAGCCCCAGCGCAACCTGAGCCAGGGGCAGATGGACCACAAAGTTCCTCCTCTCCCCGGCCTCTCTGagcatctccctccctcccctcctcccgctTTCCCTGCTGTCCTGGCCTCACCccagccctctccctcccctaACTTCGCTGTCGCTTCTCTCCTCTCCGTCCCTAGAAGTGAGAGTCCTGAGACACAGGAAGAGTGAGTAGCTGCGTGCGCGGCTCCCGGCAGAGGCGCAGGGGCGGGGCTCAGGGCAGGCTCAGGATAAGTcgggctggaggggctgggggctcgaGGAAAGGACAGGAGGAGGGGCCGGCAGGTGAGGGGTGCCTGACGCCACTGGCTGGACTGCCACTACTCCCACCTGCGCGTGCGCATTCTGTGCGCGGCTGACGGTGTAGCCTAAAGAAATGAGCCGGCAGCCGGCGCCCATCAgcactttttgtcttttttccccctcccactACTGGGCTCGGGGATCCCCAACCCCGGGGACCTCGAAGCTGTtcccccttttttccccctcaccgAGTCCTGACCCCTCCTCCGGCTCGAAAGACAACCCTCGTCAAACCCCGGTCGCAGGCCTCGTTGGAAAATGCAAACTCCACTCCACGCATTTGCATGTCATCCGCTTGGCCCTTCTTCCTAAGTGCCCCCACCCCATGTCCTTAGTTAGGGCTCGGCTCTCCTGGGGCCGCCAGAAGTGAGCTGCGCTTTGCCATAACTGTGCTCCGGGCTTGCAACCAGTGTGTCTGCGCGGATGTCTGTCTgtgggcgtggggggggggggtgggtgggagggggccgACCAGGCTGTGGGATCCAGGGTCCAGTGTCtagagccagggaagccccaggtgacTCAGTCCAAGGGTCACTGGGCTTTGCTGATGCAGAGAGGGTCAGAGGGGAGACTCCACCCTGGTCGGGCTGCGCCAGGGAACCCGGGACAAAGGTCAGGTGGCTGGCCCCAGGTAGTGTTTTGGAGCTGGGCAGTCAGTATGCTGGGCGGAGACATTCACTAGAGTTGCCAGGGCAGGCCCAGGAGCCATCATGAACTCCCAGGGGCCTCCGGGTGGGGGCCCCACACCCCGTGAGTAGGGCCGGGAGGATGGTGGGGCCGCACTGGCTGCCAGCCGAGGAGGACCCGCCTCTGGGGTCCCCGAGAGCTGCCGGGGTGGAGGGGCAGGACCTGGAGAGCTGCCCTCTAAGCCCAAGGGAAGGCCGGGCCCGCCCTGACTTGGGGAGGCGGCAGCAGAGGGCAGGTTGGGGGGCGGCGGGGCTGCGGGCCCCACAACGGGCCAGCGTCTCCTCTTCTGCCTCCGCGCAGGCACCAAGTCTTTCAACATGATGTCCCCGACGGGCGACAATTCGGAGCTGCTGGCTGAGATCAAGGCGGGCAAGAGTCTGAAGCCCACGCCGCAGAGCAAGGGGCTGACCACGGTGTTCTCCGGCAGTGGGCAGCCGGCCTCCCAGGTAGGAGACGCGACAGGCGGCCCCGCCCCGGTTCCCCTCTCTCCCGTTTGCCCAGCACTCAGCCCCGCCGCTTCTATCCGTAGCTGGAATCGCCGCTGCCGCCGGCATCGCCGGCACCGTCACCGGCCCGGAGCCCCACCCCGCCGGCCGTGGGGTCCCAGCCATTGCTCAATGGCAGCGTGGCGCCGGCACCGCCCGCCACCCCTGCGCCGGGAGTGCAGCTGGACGTGGAGGCGCTCATCCCCACGTACGACGAGCAGGGCCGGCCCATCCCCGAGTGGAAGCGCCAGGTGATGGTGCGCAAGCTGCAGCTGAAgatgcaggaggaggaggagcagaggcggaaggtgggtggggaagagctTTCCAGAGCGCCCTGGGGTCTGCACCTGGGCCCCTCGCCTCTCCCCCACACCATCCCCCAACCTGCTCGGGCCCTTTCAGCCTCAGACCGCTCCCATGACCTTTGGGGAAAAGCAAGGTTGgacccccacccctctcctgggACTGTTCCCAGTCTCCACCGCCAGCActacccccacctcctcccaacTGCCTGTCCCTTGATGAGAAGGCAATGTTTATCAAGCTCTAAAGTGCCCTCAAATCGCTTGTGATCTTGTTAACAGGACTATTGTGGTTCAGGTCctctgggtggggctgggctTCTTCTTCCAACAAGCTCTCAGGTGAGGCTGACTCATCCTAAGGACGGCAGGAGGCTTTTGGTCAGAGTCAGACTGCCCTGGGCCCCTTTCCTGAACTGCCTCATCCAGCCTCAGGCTTCTCATCTGTCACCATCACTGGCTGGCAGGATAGTTTGCCCTTCATCTGCTGAACAAACATCCCCTGGGCGTCGTCTTGTTTATCGCACACTGTTGTATCCACTGGGGACTCACAGTGAATATGTCAGGGCCTGCTCTTAAGGtggctgtggtggtggtgggggggtgtgtgtgtcaaCCAATAAGCAAACACAGCACCTTAGTAGCATGATAAATGCCCCCAGGGAGACAAAACAGGTCAAATGAGGAGGTGCTTTACTGGGGAGGGCGGAGGACTGGGGCAGCCTGAGATCCACCATCCTATTAATACTTGGGTTTGGGGGGgacttgctgctgctactgctgctaagtcacttcagtcgtgtctgactctgtgtgaccccatccctgggattctccaggcaagaacactggagtgggttgccatttccttctccaatgcataaaagtgaaagtgaagtcactcagtcatgtctgactcttcgtgaccccatggactgcagcctaccaggctcctccgtccatgggattttccaggcaagagtactggagtggggtgccattgccttctccgaggagaGGAGAAAGTGATGTCTAAGGTAGGCGTGGAAGATTAGGAAGAAGGGGACAGAGAAAAGAGTGGGGCAAAGAGCAAGCAGGAAAGACAAGGGCGGTCTGGGAATCAGAGCCGGTGTGG
The genomic region above belongs to Odocoileus virginianus isolate 20LAN1187 ecotype Illinois chromosome 11, Ovbor_1.2, whole genome shotgun sequence and contains:
- the ESPN gene encoding espin, producing MALEQALQAARQGDLDVLRSLHAARLLRPSLRDLLDALPVHHAARAGKLHCLRFLVEEAGLPAAARARNGATPAHDAAATGHLACLQWLLSQGGCGVHDRDNSGATVLHLAARFGHPEVVNWLLHHGGGNPTLATDTGALPIHYAAAKGDFPSLRLLVRSHPEGVNAQTKNGATPLYLACQEGHLEVTQYLVQECDADPHLSAHDGMTPLHAAAQMGHISVIVWLVSCTDVSLSEKDKDGATAMHFAASRGHAKVLSWLLLHGGEIAADLWGGTPLHDAAENGELECCQILVVNGAELDVRDRDGYTAADLADYNGHSHCTRYLRTVENLSVEHRVLSRDPSADLETKQPDSGMSSPNTTMSVQPPNFDLSSPTSTLSNYDSCSSSHSSVKGQRSVRGVPCPRAADIQSYMDMLSPEPDLPHGKVEKTKAPPPPPGFPPPPPPPGTQLPPPPPGFPAPKPPEGLKAADIYLQTKNKLRHVETEAFKEPSSRDGRNGLRRQDSGRKPRAFSKQPSTGDYYRQLGRHPGEPLVARPGMAHSEEAALLPGNHVHNGCGADPKASRELPPPPPPPPLPEALSSPPPAPPLPFEGSGPGCGQRRSSSSTGKVRVLRHRKSTKSFNMMSPTGDNSELLAEIKAGKSLKPTPQSKGLTTVFSGSGQPASQLESPLPPASPAPSPARSPTPPAVGSQPLLNGSVAPAPPATPAPGVQLDVEALIPTYDEQGRPIPEWKRQVMVRKLQLKMQEEEEQRRKEEQEEAWLASMPAWRRDILRKKLEDEREQKRKEEERQKQEEIQREKEQSEKLRTLGYDESKLAPWQRQIILKKGDIAKY